The Legionella cincinnatiensis genome includes a region encoding these proteins:
- a CDS encoding glucose 1-dehydrogenase — translation MHRLRGKVAMITGGRRGIGRAIAKLLAQEGASVAITDRKADGADEVIDDITEHGGKAIFIEHDVSQEEDWQKAIAQVQKNYGKLDVVVNNAGVGVGKNIEEISLKDWRWVMSVNLDGVFLGTKYAIKSMKSTGGGSIINIASIEGLIGDRRLAAYDASKGAVRLLTKSAALHCAKAKYNIRVNAVCPGFLDTKMVEGFLASQENPQQAKEELVNLHPIGHLGEPLDVAYAVLYLASEESKFVTGSDLIVDGGYSAR, via the coding sequence ATGCATCGCTTAAGAGGAAAGGTAGCCATGATTACTGGCGGTCGTCGCGGTATTGGGCGAGCAATAGCTAAATTACTTGCGCAGGAAGGAGCAAGTGTTGCTATAACCGATAGAAAAGCAGATGGAGCCGATGAGGTTATAGACGATATTACAGAACATGGCGGTAAGGCAATTTTCATTGAACACGATGTGTCTCAAGAAGAAGATTGGCAAAAAGCTATAGCCCAAGTGCAAAAAAATTATGGAAAACTGGATGTTGTGGTAAATAATGCAGGGGTAGGGGTAGGGAAGAACATCGAAGAAATTTCATTAAAAGATTGGCGCTGGGTTATGAGTGTGAATTTAGATGGGGTTTTTCTCGGAACAAAATATGCGATTAAATCCATGAAATCTACCGGTGGAGGTTCCATTATTAACATCGCATCCATTGAAGGTTTGATTGGGGATAGAAGACTTGCAGCATATGATGCGAGCAAAGGGGCCGTTAGATTATTGACCAAATCCGCTGCCTTACATTGTGCTAAAGCTAAGTATAATATTCGTGTTAATGCTGTGTGTCCTGGGTTTCTCGATACCAAAATGGTAGAAGGTTTTCTTGCTTCCCAAGAAAACCCCCAACAAGCAAAAGAAGAACTGGTGAACCTACATCCAATAGGTCATTTAGGCGAACCGTTGGATGTGGCTTATGCTGTTCTTTATCTTGCCTCTGAGGAATCAAAATTTGTAACTGGCAGCGATTTGATCGTAGATGGTGGGTATAGTGCTCGCTAA
- a CDS encoding DUF3309 family protein: protein MNLILLIVLIVLILALLPAWPYSAGWGYYPSGGVGLILLILIIVLLARGGP from the coding sequence ATGAACTTAATTTTATTAATAGTTTTAATTGTGTTGATATTAGCTTTACTTCCTGCGTGGCCTTATAGTGCAGGCTGGGGATATTATCCTAGCGGTGGTGTTGGTTTAATTCTTCTTATTTTGATTATTGTGTTGCTGGCACGTGGCGGACCTTAA
- a CDS encoding cryptochrome/photolyase family protein, producing the protein MSIALVWFRQDLRLNDNPAFIKACSHYQFVIPLYIYEEKNSVLGRAQAWWLHHSLISLSHSLKQLGLNLILRKGDPLEIILDLVKSVSANAVFWNRCYEPTAISRDKRIKATLLEYGVEAHSSNGGLLHEPWTIRNKNDDYFRIFTPYWKHCKRILNIPSPMQLMHLPTGAEIQSDDLWEWKLLPNLNWASRFADYWTPGEKGAQQKLDEFIEHHLNGYKKNRDFPIKNATSRLSPHLHFGEISPLIIVRVIELAKLDPNCDLISAEHFLSELGWREFSIYLLYHFPNLPDHNFRGEFDAFPWHNKKQLLVRWQRGLTGYPLIDAGMRELWATGYMHNRVRMISASFLTKGLLIDWRLGADWFLDTLVDADLANNSANWQWVAGSGADAAPYFRIFNPVLQSQRFDPDGGYIRHWIPELSQLEGQAIHAPWESSNCDNIYLNTNYPKPVIDHHEARTRALSYYKELKNKGKT; encoded by the coding sequence ATGAGTATTGCATTAGTTTGGTTTCGACAAGATTTAAGGTTGAATGATAATCCTGCATTTATTAAAGCTTGTTCTCATTATCAGTTTGTGATTCCACTGTATATTTATGAAGAAAAAAATAGTGTTTTAGGAAGAGCACAAGCCTGGTGGCTTCATCATAGTCTTATTTCCTTAAGTCATTCCTTAAAGCAACTTGGATTAAATCTTATTCTTCGTAAAGGAGATCCATTAGAAATTATTTTAGATTTAGTTAAGTCCGTTTCTGCAAACGCAGTATTTTGGAATCGCTGTTATGAGCCAACAGCGATTTCACGTGATAAAAGGATTAAAGCAACTTTGTTGGAATATGGTGTCGAAGCTCACAGTTCAAATGGAGGCTTGCTCCACGAGCCTTGGACGATTAGAAATAAAAACGACGATTATTTTAGAATATTTACTCCTTATTGGAAACACTGTAAGCGAATTCTTAATATTCCATCACCTATGCAGTTGATGCATCTACCAACGGGTGCCGAGATTCAAAGTGATGATCTTTGGGAGTGGAAATTATTACCTAACCTCAATTGGGCGTCGCGATTTGCGGATTATTGGACTCCAGGAGAGAAGGGGGCGCAACAAAAACTCGATGAGTTTATCGAGCATCATCTTAATGGTTATAAAAAAAATCGAGATTTTCCTATAAAAAATGCAACATCACGTTTATCACCGCACTTACATTTTGGAGAAATCAGCCCGTTAATCATTGTCCGAGTAATTGAATTAGCAAAACTTGATCCCAACTGTGATTTAATCTCAGCGGAACATTTTTTATCCGAGCTGGGATGGAGAGAGTTTTCAATTTATCTACTCTATCACTTCCCCAATCTTCCCGATCATAACTTTAGGGGCGAGTTCGATGCATTTCCTTGGCATAACAAGAAGCAATTATTAGTTCGTTGGCAAAGAGGTTTGACAGGATACCCATTAATCGATGCAGGCATGAGAGAGTTATGGGCAACAGGTTATATGCACAATCGTGTACGTATGATTAGCGCGTCATTCCTTACCAAAGGATTGTTGATTGATTGGCGCTTGGGTGCAGATTGGTTTTTAGATACTCTTGTTGATGCAGATTTAGCGAATAATAGTGCAAATTGGCAATGGGTGGCAGGAAGTGGAGCTGATGCAGCACCTTATTTTCGTATTTTCAATCCAGTATTACAAAGCCAAAGATTTGATCCTGACGGCGGTTATATTCGCCATTGGATTCCTGAACTTTCGCAATTGGAGGGGCAAGCGATCCATGCTCCATGGGAATCTTCTAATTGTGACAATATTTATTTGAATACAAACTATCCAAAGCCAGTTATTGACCATCATGAAGCCAGGACAAGGGCATTAAGTTATTACAAGGAGTTAAAGAATAAGGGTAAAACATAA
- a CDS encoding HAD family hydrolase: MQERVDKLQKNTHRDLVGLLQTGKAILILDNDGTIFNSQPSEAWRIRTILSNLGETQLPTMEELLEIGYGKKTWADGLLQSLKEQYPFLSADNLEKLKRKLESGPVDELIVRMGHKMLPISGAVCFLLEMNKKGHKLAICSDNYSDTVAEAINYHIRGVHCQLPDNREPHEHAVKKTIQSGDYIITLNDTMGVNLKGKHKPDPTKLLIQQFKALMDLNVVKATQFEEFIANPEFRRGLKSHVNYRQTVYIGDDVNDYLAAANANFDYFIASTKSGKCNEAQFFSKIDSNRFDIDVIMVDNLQMLNEWINTVSSNVTMEITPNKKVTDSKVGTNSHAFFDANSHVSPSSTAQAFLPTHSF, from the coding sequence ATGCAGGAACGTGTTGATAAGTTACAAAAAAATACCCATAGAGATTTAGTAGGCTTATTACAAACTGGCAAAGCAATACTTATTCTGGATAATGATGGCACTATTTTCAATTCCCAACCCTCCGAGGCGTGGAGAATAAGAACAATTTTATCTAACCTGGGTGAAACTCAACTTCCCACAATGGAAGAGCTTCTTGAAATTGGTTATGGTAAAAAAACATGGGCAGATGGACTGCTTCAATCCTTAAAAGAGCAATACCCCTTTCTTTCTGCAGACAATCTGGAAAAACTGAAGCGCAAATTGGAAAGCGGACCTGTTGATGAGCTCATTGTGCGTATGGGGCACAAGATGCTCCCTATCTCGGGGGCAGTGTGTTTTTTACTAGAAATGAATAAAAAAGGGCATAAGCTTGCAATTTGTAGTGATAATTATTCGGATACCGTAGCTGAGGCTATTAATTATCATATTCGCGGTGTGCATTGTCAGTTGCCAGATAATCGGGAACCTCACGAGCATGCAGTGAAAAAAACGATACAATCTGGAGATTATATCATTACTTTAAATGACACCATGGGTGTTAATCTTAAAGGCAAACATAAGCCAGATCCCACTAAATTATTAATTCAGCAATTTAAAGCATTAATGGACTTAAATGTAGTTAAAGCAACGCAATTCGAGGAGTTCATTGCTAATCCCGAATTTAGACGAGGATTGAAATCACATGTAAATTATCGACAAACGGTATATATTGGTGATGATGTTAACGATTACTTAGCTGCAGCGAATGCAAATTTTGATTATTTTATTGCCTCGACCAAGAGTGGCAAGTGTAATGAGGCTCAATTTTTCTCTAAAATTGACTCTAATCGGTTCGATATTGATGTGATAATGGTTGATAATTTACAAATGCTTAATGAGTGGATTAATACTGTATCCAGCAATGTAACCATGGAGATTACTCCCAACAAAAAAGTAACTGACTCAAAAGTGGGAACAAATTCGCATGCGTTTTTTGATGCAAACTCTCATGTAAGCCCCTCCTCAACCGCTCAAGCTTTTTTGCCTACTCATAGTTTTTAA
- a CDS encoding SidE phosphodiesterase domain-containing protein: protein MNFSSSIEEIAEYIGEKVYLRGFPIVEADGAQLLDRDRIMPNSPDRVTHGFDNANRSAALLPYIIDILNRNQTELPEHLQKQLAELTPEHIKALQIVALMRASGRHYHPNITPHYWNNPDYGSGSLYAKYGEQECLAMLKELNVPAALDHQKLAFAVLGNEFVTSLHANSSDERAKNVHHKGKDDLYSLLINVLNVLETTRDRKDKVVQLEWMPLFNQLGKNGQKEFIDLAKTHIESIRELQEFLWTTTKVGDQIIAAPDMVKGKSYNGKKCTAQKMFDLMTDAHGNRAKIEKNTQNSLESARVAVQYWKDTLNEESKNNKDDSSPQNSIR, encoded by the coding sequence ATGAATTTTTCATCATCTATTGAAGAAATTGCAGAATATATTGGTGAAAAAGTATATTTGAGAGGGTTTCCAATTGTAGAAGCGGATGGGGCGCAACTTTTAGACCGTGATAGAATTATGCCTAATAGCCCTGATAGGGTCACCCATGGTTTTGATAATGCTAATCGTTCTGCAGCATTACTTCCTTATATTATTGATATATTAAATCGGAACCAGACTGAACTTCCTGAACATTTACAAAAACAATTAGCTGAATTAACTCCTGAACATATTAAAGCGTTGCAAATAGTCGCTTTAATGCGAGCAAGTGGGCGCCACTACCATCCTAACATCACTCCCCATTATTGGAATAACCCTGATTATGGTAGTGGTTCTCTTTATGCAAAATATGGGGAGCAGGAGTGCTTGGCTATGTTAAAGGAATTAAATGTTCCTGCTGCTTTAGATCACCAAAAATTAGCTTTTGCAGTGCTAGGTAATGAATTTGTTACCAGTTTGCATGCAAATTCAAGCGATGAAAGGGCAAAGAATGTTCACCATAAAGGTAAAGATGATTTATACAGTCTATTAATTAATGTGTTGAATGTTTTAGAAACGACAAGAGATCGTAAAGACAAGGTAGTCCAATTAGAATGGATGCCTTTGTTTAATCAGCTCGGTAAAAATGGGCAGAAAGAATTCATTGATTTGGCAAAAACACACATTGAATCTATTAGAGAGCTTCAAGAGTTTTTATGGACCACTACAAAAGTAGGCGATCAAATCATTGCAGCTCCAGATATGGTCAAAGGTAAAAGTTATAATGGTAAAAAATGTACGGCCCAAAAAATGTTTGATCTAATGACTGATGCTCATGGAAATAGAGCAAAAATAGAAAAAAACACACAAAATTCATTAGAAAGTGCAAGAGTTGCCGTTCAATATTGGAAAGACACGTTGAACGAAGAGAGTAAAAATAATAAGGATGATTCGTCGCCGCAAAACTCAATTAGATAA
- a CDS encoding type 1 glutamine amidotransferase domain-containing protein: MNSLNGLKIAILLTDGFEQVEMEQPCEALQNQGAQTFLISNKSTVQGWNHADKADSFNVDVLLENANPDEFDALLLPGGVMNPDTLRTLPEAVEFTKKMNAQQKTIAAICHGPWLLINAQMVKDRYLTSWPSVKIDLINAGGKWIDQPVVKDKNLITSRKPEDIPEFNKALIEQLHEYKTKA, from the coding sequence ATGAATTCACTTAATGGACTTAAAATTGCTATCTTACTCACCGATGGATTTGAACAAGTCGAAATGGAACAACCTTGTGAAGCATTGCAAAATCAAGGCGCTCAAACTTTTCTTATTTCCAATAAATCTACTGTTCAGGGATGGAATCATGCAGATAAAGCGGACTCCTTTAATGTGGATGTACTTTTAGAAAACGCCAACCCCGATGAATTTGATGCATTACTCTTACCTGGAGGTGTGATGAATCCAGACACATTACGCACATTACCTGAAGCTGTTGAATTTACAAAAAAAATGAATGCGCAACAAAAAACGATAGCCGCTATTTGCCATGGACCGTGGCTTTTGATTAATGCGCAAATGGTTAAAGATAGATACTTAACTTCATGGCCTTCTGTAAAAATTGATTTAATAAATGCAGGAGGAAAATGGATTGATCAACCTGTAGTTAAAGATAAGAATTTAATTACCAGCAGAAAACCTGAGGATATTCCAGAATTTAACAAAGCACTTATAGAACAATTGCATGAATATAAAACGAAGGCTTAA
- a CDS encoding response regulator transcription factor, protein MPFNNTTVYIVDDDPQICKSFRWLFESVNLKVETYENAKNFLDNYNETQNGCLIIDVRMPIMSGIEVLEHLNTKNNQLAVIIITGYGDIPMAVRAMKAGAYDFLLKPVNHQDLLEVTQKCLKKNQINIPRSQSDFNERMNSLTKREKQIMDLVVEGKLNKQIAYELNISISTVEAHRAKVMKKMHTKTLADLIKINLMHMNQINFSDLGNLY, encoded by the coding sequence ATGCCATTTAATAATACAACTGTTTATATTGTGGATGATGATCCGCAAATATGTAAATCATTTCGGTGGTTATTTGAGTCAGTGAATCTTAAAGTAGAAACCTATGAAAATGCCAAAAATTTTCTGGATAATTATAATGAAACCCAAAATGGCTGTTTAATTATCGATGTAAGAATGCCCATAATGAGTGGCATTGAAGTACTAGAGCATCTTAATACGAAAAATAATCAGTTGGCTGTAATCATCATCACAGGCTATGGTGATATTCCCATGGCAGTACGGGCTATGAAAGCTGGTGCTTATGATTTCCTTCTTAAACCAGTGAACCATCAGGACCTATTAGAAGTTACCCAAAAATGCTTGAAAAAAAATCAAATTAACATTCCTCGCTCACAATCTGATTTTAATGAACGCATGAATAGTTTAACCAAACGTGAAAAACAAATTATGGATTTAGTGGTTGAAGGTAAGCTCAATAAACAGATTGCTTATGAGCTTAATATCTCTATATCCACGGTTGAAGCTCATCGTGCTAAAGTCATGAAAAAAATGCATACCAAAACTCTGGCTGATCTTATAAAAATTAATTTGATGCATATGAATCAAATAAACTTTTCGGATCTGGGGAACTTATATTGA
- a CDS encoding Hsp20/alpha crystallin family protein — translation MKKKLFPILISVPLITMISAGAMALEAKQNNQVPNSNAPLSLDPFANDPFFQSPNDVLKQMDKMQQAMDQFIKSQFSQMQNNLINQPNQNFFGSTSNIQIKENKNEIVYKIKLPQGADSKIDVSVKEGQLIVSSNVTQKITREYDSNKSVSYSQSNYSQAFHLPPGYDPNSMTTKMKDANLIVTFFKKSPLPSSTL, via the coding sequence ATGAAAAAGAAACTATTTCCTATTTTAATCTCTGTTCCTCTTATCACGATGATATCAGCAGGAGCTATGGCGCTTGAGGCGAAACAAAATAATCAGGTGCCAAATAGTAATGCTCCATTATCTTTGGATCCATTTGCTAACGATCCATTTTTTCAATCGCCGAATGATGTTCTGAAACAAATGGACAAAATGCAACAAGCTATGGATCAATTTATTAAAAGTCAATTTTCACAAATGCAGAATAATCTTATAAATCAGCCCAATCAGAATTTCTTTGGTAGTACAAGTAATATTCAAATTAAAGAGAATAAAAATGAGATTGTTTATAAAATAAAATTACCCCAAGGTGCTGATAGTAAAATTGACGTGTCCGTTAAAGAGGGACAATTAATAGTTAGCTCAAATGTAACGCAAAAAATTACTCGTGAATATGATAGCAATAAAAGCGTAAGTTATTCTCAGAGCAATTACAGTCAAGCATTCCATTTACCTCCGGGGTATGATCCAAATTCTATGACCACCAAAATGAAGGATGCAAATTTAATTGTCACTTTTTTTAAAAAATCACCTTTGCCATCTTCCACGCTTTAA
- a CDS encoding ATP-binding protein has product MEKFNSELNRISNTLQNPDDLLGVLGGAGEMGELTRVFEWSKTPVGPMNTWPHSLITLIKTILTSRYPMWLAWGQNLTLFYNDAYAKMTLGPKHPWALGRSFREVWSEIWPEVGPRAESVLCSGQATWDEGLLLFLERNGFPEETYHTFSYSPVFGEQGHIHGILCVVTEDTERNISERRLRTLRELAAHTNEEVKSVEDACKITAHILENNPKDVPFALLYLLDVDEEQVSLAASSGIKPGEPLSPVTLELSGSEEPWPFTSVIKSGCSILISHLSAQFGPLPGGPWPEPSPQAMILPLAKPGQTQFAGFLVVGISARRPLDDAYRGFFDLVAGQVAISITNARAYEEERRRAEALAELDKAKTVFFSNVSHEFRTPLTLMLGPIEEMLKSTEQDWIENHHHLKVVYRNGLRLQRLVNTLLDFSKIEAGRIHACFEPTDIAVYTENLASNFRSVCEKAGLNLCVNCQPITQPVFLDQHMWEKIVLNLLSNAFKFTFEGEINISVCQLAQAVELRVRDTGIGIAAEEMPRLFERFHRIENSMGRTYEGSGIGLSLIHELVKLHNGSIRAESEVGYGTTFIITIPLGSAHLPREQVWNEGATATVATEAKQFVEEAQRWLPDSQNLHTFEEEWFNDNVLSSATVLAEQKNTARLLIVDDNADMRQYLMRLLMPQYKVETTSNGETALALIQNNPPDLIISDAMMPQLDGFGLLKALRADVHTANIPVIILSARAGEENRIEGMQCGADEYFVKPFSARVLLASVSAHLQMARLRQEAHEAIRESEERFRALTSTTSDVVYRMSADWSERSYLQGREFVTDMLEPSKKWIDKYIHQDDQPHVKQAIQKAIQSRDVFELEHRVIRVDGSLGWTHSRAIPILNKNGEIVEWFGTASDVSRRKEAEQALLEASRHKDEFLATLAHELRNPLVPLFNALEIMRLAKNNAHIVEKAQDIMERQVVQMDRLIEDLLDLSRISHGKIQLQIERIELSKVIQQTLENSYPIIKAAEHKLEVDLPSYPIYIKADITRLAQVFSNLLNNASKYTEKGGMIRLSAQLHHEHVVVSVLDNGVGIPTHMLSHIFNKFTQVDKQLKRSQGGLGIGLSLVKQLVELHGGTVEAKSRGENLGSEFIVRIPIVSAIVKTQDCNNESISPTNCRRILIVDDNIDITTSLTLLLEFMGHTIKTAYNGLDAIDTASSFQPDLILMDIGMPQLNGYDVAKEIRKQPWGNSIVLAALTGWSQEKDRHRAKEAGFDFHITKPIKLDMLEKLLTDIDFDTV; this is encoded by the coding sequence ATGGAAAAATTTAATTCAGAACTAAACCGTATATCCAACACGTTGCAAAATCCAGATGATTTGCTGGGTGTGCTTGGTGGCGCTGGTGAAATGGGGGAGTTGACTCGTGTGTTTGAATGGTCAAAAACTCCAGTGGGACCAATGAATACTTGGCCACATAGCTTAATTACCCTAATTAAAACAATACTTACGAGTCGCTATCCCATGTGGCTTGCTTGGGGACAAAATCTCACTCTTTTTTATAATGATGCTTATGCCAAAATGACTCTGGGCCCAAAACATCCGTGGGCATTAGGCCGCTCGTTTCGTGAAGTCTGGTCTGAAATTTGGCCTGAAGTTGGCCCTCGTGCTGAATCAGTGCTGTGCTCTGGTCAGGCAACCTGGGATGAGGGATTACTGCTCTTTTTAGAGCGCAACGGTTTTCCGGAGGAAACCTATCACACCTTTTCATATAGTCCTGTATTTGGCGAGCAGGGCCATATTCATGGTATTTTGTGCGTAGTCACTGAAGATACAGAACGCAATATCAGTGAGCGGCGGTTACGGACTCTTCGTGAGCTTGCCGCTCACACTAATGAAGAGGTCAAATCGGTCGAAGATGCATGCAAAATTACTGCACATATCCTAGAAAACAATCCAAAGGATGTGCCTTTTGCACTTTTATACTTGCTTGATGTCGATGAGGAGCAGGTTTCTCTAGCAGCATCCAGCGGCATTAAACCAGGTGAGCCACTAAGCCCTGTCACGCTTGAGCTTTCGGGCTCTGAAGAACCATGGCCGTTTACCTCTGTCATCAAATCAGGCTGTAGCATTCTTATTTCACATCTATCAGCACAATTCGGCCCATTACCAGGAGGTCCCTGGCCAGAGCCATCACCACAAGCAATGATCTTACCCTTAGCAAAACCAGGCCAGACCCAATTTGCCGGTTTTTTGGTGGTAGGTATAAGCGCTCGTCGACCTTTAGATGATGCTTATCGAGGTTTTTTCGATCTCGTGGCAGGGCAAGTAGCTATCAGTATTACTAATGCTCGAGCATATGAGGAAGAACGCCGACGGGCGGAAGCTCTGGCTGAACTTGATAAAGCTAAAACGGTCTTTTTCTCGAATGTAAGTCACGAATTTCGCACGCCTTTAACGCTTATGCTTGGACCGATTGAAGAGATGCTGAAATCGACTGAACAAGATTGGATAGAAAATCACCACCATCTGAAAGTGGTCTACAGAAATGGTTTACGACTCCAGCGACTGGTTAATACACTCCTTGACTTTTCAAAAATAGAAGCAGGCCGTATCCACGCCTGTTTCGAACCTACTGATATCGCTGTCTATACGGAGAATCTTGCGAGTAATTTTAGATCTGTCTGTGAGAAAGCAGGCTTAAATTTGTGCGTGAATTGTCAACCAATTACTCAGCCAGTGTTTTTGGATCAGCATATGTGGGAGAAGATCGTTCTCAATTTGCTTTCAAATGCGTTCAAATTTACTTTTGAAGGTGAAATCAATATCTCTGTTTGCCAATTAGCACAAGCTGTCGAGCTAAGAGTTAGGGATACAGGTATCGGTATTGCTGCAGAAGAAATGCCTCGTTTGTTCGAACGCTTCCACCGAATCGAAAACTCAATGGGGCGCACTTACGAGGGTAGTGGTATTGGGCTATCACTGATACATGAGTTAGTGAAGTTACATAATGGTTCGATTAGAGCTGAAAGTGAAGTGGGATATGGAACAACTTTCATAATTACAATTCCTTTAGGCTCCGCTCATCTGCCTCGAGAACAAGTATGGAATGAAGGGGCCACTGCAACAGTAGCGACAGAAGCCAAACAATTCGTAGAGGAAGCCCAACGTTGGCTACCCGACTCACAGAATTTGCATACTTTTGAAGAAGAATGGTTCAATGATAATGTGCTCTCGTCTGCGACTGTTCTTGCTGAGCAAAAAAATACTGCGCGGCTCTTAATTGTTGATGATAATGCAGACATGCGTCAGTATTTAATGCGTCTCTTAATGCCTCAATATAAGGTAGAAACGACGTCCAATGGAGAAACTGCTCTCGCCTTGATACAAAATAATCCGCCCGATCTCATTATCTCGGACGCGATGATGCCGCAGTTGGATGGATTTGGTTTATTAAAAGCCCTGAGAGCGGATGTCCATACTGCCAATATTCCCGTTATTATCTTGTCTGCCCGGGCTGGTGAAGAAAACCGCATCGAAGGAATGCAGTGCGGTGCCGACGAATATTTTGTAAAGCCTTTTAGTGCTCGGGTTTTACTCGCTTCTGTATCGGCTCATCTTCAAATGGCTCGCCTTCGGCAAGAAGCACATGAAGCAATACGTGAAAGCGAAGAGCGTTTCAGAGCGCTGACCAGCACCACCTCCGATGTTGTTTATCGTATGAGTGCTGATTGGAGCGAAAGGAGTTATCTTCAAGGACGTGAATTTGTTACCGATATGCTCGAACCAAGTAAGAAATGGATTGATAAGTACATTCACCAAGATGACCAACCCCATGTAAAACAAGCGATACAAAAGGCCATTCAATCTAGGGATGTCTTCGAGCTGGAACATCGCGTAATTCGTGTAGATGGCTCGCTCGGTTGGACGCATTCTCGAGCAATTCCCATCCTCAATAAGAATGGAGAAATTGTAGAGTGGTTTGGTACTGCAAGCGATGTAAGTCGTCGCAAAGAGGCTGAGCAAGCATTACTTGAGGCCTCTCGACATAAAGATGAGTTCTTAGCCACCTTGGCCCATGAATTACGTAACCCTCTTGTTCCTCTTTTCAATGCATTAGAAATTATGCGGCTTGCAAAGAATAATGCTCACATCGTTGAAAAAGCACAGGACATAATGGAGCGGCAAGTTGTGCAAATGGATCGTCTCATTGAGGACTTATTGGATCTTAGCCGAATCAGTCATGGTAAAATTCAGCTACAAATAGAACGTATAGAATTATCAAAGGTCATTCAGCAAACCCTTGAAAACAGCTATCCCATAATCAAGGCAGCGGAACATAAATTAGAAGTAGATCTACCTTCTTATCCTATTTACATCAAAGCCGATATAACTCGACTTGCACAGGTATTTTCAAATCTTCTTAATAATGCATCCAAATACACAGAAAAGGGAGGAATGATTCGACTATCAGCCCAACTACATCATGAGCATGTAGTTGTTTCAGTGCTTGATAATGGTGTTGGTATACCGACTCACATGTTGTCTCATATTTTTAATAAATTTACACAAGTTGATAAACAATTGAAACGTTCACAAGGAGGATTGGGAATCGGATTATCACTTGTCAAACAGTTGGTTGAGTTACATGGTGGAACTGTCGAAGCCAAAAGTAGGGGCGAGAATCTTGGCAGTGAGTTTATTGTCCGGATACCGATAGTTTCAGCGATTGTTAAAACACAAGATTGCAATAATGAATCAATAAGTCCAACAAATTGCCGTCGTATTCTTATAGTAGACGACAATATCGATATCACAACAAGTTTGACTTTATTGCTAGAGTTTATGGGCCACACTATAAAGACTGCGTATAATGGTTTAGATGCAATAGATACAGCAAGCTCGTTTCAGCCAGATTTAATTTTAATGGATATTGGCATGCCGCAACTTAATGGCTATGATGTGGCTAAGGAAATCCGAAAACAACCATGGGGAAACAGTATTGTTTTAGCCGCACTTACAGGCTGGAGTCAGGAAAAAGATAGGCACCGAGCCAAAGAAGCTGGTTTTGATTTTCACATTACAAAACCAATCAAACTCGACATGCTCGAGAAATTACTTACTGATATTGATTTTGATACAGTATAG
- a CDS encoding PRC-barrel domain-containing protein, translating into MEHRGIVKSGEITGSKVMNPENENLGEIAEVVIDKQSGRVSYLVLDFGGFLGFGNKYFAVPWQLFLYNNKDDCFILNVDKQRLKDAPGFDKDHWPNFSAPEFTTSITGFYTMK; encoded by the coding sequence ATGGAACATAGAGGAATTGTAAAATCGGGAGAAATCACGGGATCTAAGGTAATGAATCCGGAAAATGAAAATTTGGGTGAAATTGCAGAGGTAGTTATTGATAAACAGTCAGGGAGAGTAAGTTATTTAGTATTAGATTTCGGTGGCTTTTTAGGATTTGGTAATAAATATTTTGCAGTGCCTTGGCAGTTATTTTTATACAACAACAAGGACGATTGTTTCATTCTTAATGTAGATAAACAGCGTTTAAAAGATGCTCCTGGTTTTGATAAAGATCATTGGCCAAATTTTTCTGCACCAGAATTTACTACCTCGATTACTGGTTTTTATACTATGAAATAA